Genomic DNA from Pseudomonas fitomaticsae:
CCATGGCCTGACCCCCTGCCAGCAGCGATCCCGCAAGCATCAGGCTGGTGCACATACGTTTCATTCGGTTGCTCCCAAAGTAGGTGTTCCACGTTTATTTTTTTAAGTCGGCGCTCTGGTGTGGCGCCTTTTTTCGTTGCTGCAAAAAATCATCCATCCGGTCAGCTTTCATGCTGTTAGCAAGAGCTGAGCCAAGGCTTTTCGAAAAGCAAAAAAACGCCCGTCGGCTGCTGAAAAACAGTCGATTGAGCGTGTTTTCGGGATGCCTCGGTACTGACCGCGGCCGGGATAAGTTGGCTTTTCGGTCAGGAATTAAATTCGGGCTTTTTTTTAGACCGAATTCAGGAGGCCGCGGAGAATACTGACTCAACGGCCAGGCCTCAAGTGCCCCGCAACAGAGCACCGACGACAGGTAGGGGGCACGGTTGCGGGTCATCTTAGAAGTGCACCTTCACCAGCAGGCTGGCGGTGTTCTGGTTGGTGTCGAAACTGTGGGTGCTTTCGACGCCGTATTTGTTTTTCCAGTAGCTGTATTCGGTGCCGACGTACACCTGCTTTTCACCCCAGCCGAGGGCTTTGCCCAGGTCGTATTTGATCTGCGGGTTGATGTGCAGGTTGGCGTGATAGGTGCCGCGGGAGTTCTGGTCGTTGTCGACCACCCAGTCCAGATAGCCGTCGATCAGCAGGTCGGAATTGCCCACGGGAATGCTGTAGGACCAGCCGGGGGTGATCTGCCAGACGCCGTCGCCGGGGCGCGGGCCTTCGGTCTGGCGGCGATAGAAATTCAGGGTGAAATAGTTGAAGCCCGGCACCTTGAGGTCGAAGCCGGGGCCGATCAGATAGGCCTCGCTGTCGCCTTCGCCGTACTCGTAGGTCATGGCCAGCAGCACGTCCTTGATTGGGCCGAACTCCAGCTTCCTGTCGAAGATCTTGCCGAACGACAGGCGCGGGCTGAATTCGCCGTAGAACGCGTGGGGGCCTTTGTTGCGGTCTTCCTGGCCGTTGTAGAAGATCTTGTCGACGAACAGGAAGTTGTCGCCGTACTTCCACTTGTCGGCGTGCTCGAACGTCACCGTCTGCTGGATCGACGGATTGATCGCAAAATTCTTGCCGTACAGGTAGCTCAGGCTGTTGGTCTGCCACAGCAATAAATCGCCGGCCATGGCTTGCGATGCGGCCAGCAGGCCGCCGCTCAACAACACGCTGGTTTGAGTCCGGATCATCTGTTGCTCCCTCTTGTTTTTATTGTTTGAGGCAAAGCTGTCGCGAGGGGGCAGGCTTGGGCGAGCCCCCTTTTTTACTCTTCGGATCAATGCGGGTGTGCGTGGCAGTCGTTGATCGCGGCGCGTTCGGCGCCGCCGAGGATGTTGAACAACAGGTTCAGCGTCAGGGCGCTGAGGGTGGCCATGGCGATCCCGCTGTGGGTGATCGGACTCATCCACAACGGCAGGTGGGCGAAGAATTCCGGACGCACCACCGGGATCAGGCCCATGCCGATGCTCACGGCTACCAGCAATTGGTTGCGACGGTCGCCGATGTCGGCTTCCTGCAGAATCTTGATGCCGGTCGCCGCCACCATGCCGAACATCGCAATCGCCGCGCCGCCGAGCACCGCCGGTGGAATCGACGCCACCAGGAACGCCGCTTTCGGCAGCAGGCTCAGGACGATCAGCAGACCGCCGGCGACGATGGTCACCGAACGGCAGCGCACGCCGGTCATCTGCACCAGGCCGATGTTCTGCGCGAAGGAGGAGTGGGTGAAGGTGTTGAAGAAACCGGCGAAGAACGACGCGCCGGCATCACACAGCAGGCCGCGACGCAGCATGCGCGGGCAGACTTCCTGGCCGGTGATCTTGCCCAGCGCCAGAAACATCCCGGTGGACTCGACGAAGATGATCACCACCACCAGGCACATCGACAGGATCGGTGCCAGTTCGAATTTCGGCATGCCGAAATGCAGCGGGGTGACGAACTGAACCCACGGCGCGTTGGCCATGCCGCTCAGGTCGACCATGCCGATGGCGCCGCAGAGCACGTAGCCCAGGCACATGCCGATCAGCACGGAAATGTTGACCCAGAATCCGCGCATGAAGCGGTGGATCAACAGAATGGTGGCCAGTACCAG
This window encodes:
- a CDS encoding outer membrane protein OmpK, which encodes MIRTQTSVLLSGGLLAASQAMAGDLLLWQTNSLSYLYGKNFAINPSIQQTVTFEHADKWKYGDNFLFVDKIFYNGQEDRNKGPHAFYGEFSPRLSFGKIFDRKLEFGPIKDVLLAMTYEYGEGDSEAYLIGPGFDLKVPGFNYFTLNFYRRQTEGPRPGDGVWQITPGWSYSIPVGNSDLLIDGYLDWVVDNDQNSRGTYHANLHINPQIKYDLGKALGWGEKQVYVGTEYSYWKNKYGVESTHSFDTNQNTASLLVKVHF
- a CDS encoding nucleobase:cation symporter-2 family protein, producing MSELSKARIPDAPAIQRLPLLQLILVGLQHVLLMYGGAIAVPLIIGQAAGLSREEIAFLINADLLVAGIATIVQSLGIGPMGIRMPVMMGASFAAVGSMVAMAGMPGIGLQGIFGATIAAGFFGMIIAPFMSRVVRFFPPLVTGTVITSIGLSLFPVAVNWAGGGAGAAQFGSPIYLAIAALVLATILLIHRFMRGFWVNISVLIGMCLGYVLCGAIGMVDLSGMANAPWVQFVTPLHFGMPKFELAPILSMCLVVVIIFVESTGMFLALGKITGQEVCPRMLRRGLLCDAGASFFAGFFNTFTHSSFAQNIGLVQMTGVRCRSVTIVAGGLLIVLSLLPKAAFLVASIPPAVLGGAAIAMFGMVAATGIKILQEADIGDRRNQLLVAVSIGMGLIPVVRPEFFAHLPLWMSPITHSGIAMATLSALTLNLLFNILGGAERAAINDCHAHPH